A single genomic interval of Pyrus communis chromosome 7, drPyrComm1.1, whole genome shotgun sequence harbors:
- the LOC137740877 gene encoding CASP-like protein 1F2, giving the protein MASEKSSSVLQVTSSGGPLRMMTPLTAQVALRITAIVFTLIAICVTVTNGQSVVVFGFKFEAHYSYSTAFRFLVGANVVVCTFSVLSLIFVSFLSRPASQHLKNYFFLFLHDTAMMVLMISGCAAATAIGYVGKYGEKKMTWQPTCGYVNEFCNKMAISLVFSYLAFSAYLLLTLMAAHNLMPRPTE; this is encoded by the exons ATGGCGTCAGAGAAGAGCTCCTCCGTGCTCCAAGTCACTTCTTCAGGCGGTCCACTGCGGATGATGACTCCGTTGACCGCTCAAGTTGCTCTCAGAATCACAGCCATTGTCTTCACACTCATCGCCATCTGCGTTACAGTCACCAACGGCCAATCCGTCGTCGTGTTCGGATTCAAGTTCGAAGCCCACTACTCCTACTCAACTGCCTTCAG GTTCTTGGTTGGTGCTAATGTTGTGGTGTGTACCTTCTCAGTGCTCTCATTGATCTTCGTATCCTTCTTAAGCCGTCCAGCATCTCAACACCTCAAAAACtacttctttctcttcttgcaCGACACG GCGATGATGGTGCTAATGATATCCGGATGCGCAGCGGCGACCGCAATCGGGTACGTGGGGAAGTATGGAGAGAAGAAAATGACTTGGCAGCCAACGTGCGGTTACGTGAATGAGTTCTGCAACAAAATGGCCATCTCTCTTGTGTTTTCTTACCTGGCTTTCTCTGCATActtgcttctcactctcatGGCTGCTCACAATCTCATGCCTCGCCCTACTGAATGA